A genome region from Natronosalvus rutilus includes the following:
- a CDS encoding helix-turn-helix transcriptional regulator, with translation MSVSAAEAELSEDEFAGLELVRQTSGIHQSDFWKELGVSSRKGSRIVESLVEKDLVDREETVYNGHNTYYISPTARDLDFTLLMAGDMLSPFIGEEEVDPNSDAFSQWIMNLAYQE, from the coding sequence ATGAGCGTCTCGGCCGCCGAAGCGGAGCTGTCAGAAGACGAGTTCGCGGGTCTCGAACTCGTCCGCCAGACGAGCGGGATCCACCAGAGCGACTTCTGGAAGGAACTCGGCGTCTCCTCGCGTAAGGGAAGTCGGATCGTCGAGTCGCTGGTGGAAAAGGACCTCGTCGACCGCGAGGAGACCGTCTACAACGGACACAACACCTACTACATTTCGCCGACGGCTCGAGACCTCGATTTCACCCTGCTGATGGCCGGCGACATGCTCTCGCCGTTCATCGGAGAGGAGGAGGTCGATCCCAATAGCGACGCCTTCTCCCAGTGGATCATGAACCTGGCCTACCAGGAGTGA
- a CDS encoding NRDE family protein — MCTLTLAWQVFEEAPVVVAANRDEGLERPSDSPDLYATDPLVVAPRDAEAGGTWIGFNDHDLFVGITNRWTDADLAGERSRGRLVADALSRPSAHEARTFVAEAVDAVEFAGFSLVVADRDDAFVLEWDGRLRTTTLEPGIHVVVNVGFDETFEIPHGRADAATTQAENARRVQRELSGAVAGLVSDADETSLNDGVQSSDADPIRTPALEWLGRARTVLGDHEYGVCVHGDGYGTRSSSLIVLGDRRGYAFADGPPCRTPYRDVEVDAGGRLERPLEALATNLTDREGHI, encoded by the coding sequence GTGTGCACCCTGACGCTCGCCTGGCAGGTGTTCGAGGAAGCGCCGGTCGTCGTCGCCGCCAACCGCGACGAGGGCCTCGAGCGACCGAGCGACTCCCCGGATCTGTACGCGACCGACCCCCTCGTCGTCGCCCCGCGTGACGCCGAGGCCGGCGGTACCTGGATCGGGTTCAACGACCACGACCTGTTCGTGGGAATTACGAACCGGTGGACCGACGCCGATCTCGCGGGCGAGCGCTCTCGCGGCCGCCTCGTCGCCGACGCGCTCTCACGGCCCTCCGCGCACGAGGCCCGGACGTTCGTGGCGGAGGCCGTCGACGCCGTGGAGTTCGCGGGCTTCAGTCTCGTGGTGGCCGACCGCGACGACGCCTTCGTCCTGGAGTGGGACGGCAGGCTGCGGACGACGACGCTCGAGCCAGGGATCCACGTCGTCGTCAACGTTGGCTTCGACGAGACGTTCGAGATTCCACACGGACGTGCGGACGCCGCGACGACCCAGGCCGAGAACGCCCGCCGCGTACAGCGGGAGCTCTCCGGCGCGGTTGCCGGTCTGGTCTCCGACGCTGACGAGACCTCCCTGAACGACGGCGTCCAGTCTTCGGACGCAGACCCGATCCGCACGCCGGCGCTCGAGTGGCTCGGGCGGGCCCGGACCGTCCTCGGCGATCACGAGTACGGCGTCTGCGTCCACGGGGACGGGTACGGCACGCGATCGTCGTCGCTGATCGTCCTCGGGGACCGGCGAGGGTACGCGTTCGCCGACGGTCCGCCGTGTCGAACGCCGTATCGGGACGTCGAGGTCGACGCCGGGGGTCGCCTGGAGCGCCCACTCGAGGCGCTGGCCACAAACCTGACCGACCGCGAAGGGCACATTTAA